A genomic window from Methanobrevibacter sp. TLL-48-HuF1 includes:
- a CDS encoding Ig-like domain repeat protein, with protein sequence MVFSIGAVSATDLNDNSTTEISYSDVDDGSVLLSNDASNDNVEINQNNGNVLRSIDERNVDSWDELYDCCVEGSDNFILHLNDKEFVADSQITFNNNVIIIGSENSYFTVNNPNLIPFLSNGDYDITFKNVNFKDSNCDMLIQLSGNSKLENCTFTNITVGSNHKSVVYNTNGFMDITDCTFTNCTSSFGVITNYNQQSVNNVRMNVENCNFINNIATYAPGAINNCGILNVTNSKFTGNSARFWAGAIHTHCNAYTRILNSEFISNTAGWNGGALYSYSKLEVYNSTFTDNNCTTNNGGGAIGAYNYISTYNVTIENCNFNDNNNLCGDFTNESTTTLGRGGAISVLNGGYLNVHGSNFVHNSAVIGQAICAYNSDYHDNETIGGVPYLQVYNNTFINHTKTTNDTVFISSGNYLFVNNTFINSPQTIGVADNTVVSTNFNLLNTLCISEIKFNQPIVADSDRAVIENQWAMTGYDAQNSKNSPYVGLKEVGYVWNYTIGTAPSGNYYASPVIDENGDFYVLGGDKIWAFYKNGNLKWNIQAYNVRGLALDSKGYLIAPVKGNKLVVLNATTGTATGANIFQASSVYEPMIGEDGNIYVAGEYEYDGGFVPIVKYYNSTHYSSDGGYDYSYKSLLDVSPLNSAPIMDKQGNIWINSDKGLYCVNSTSGVVLANYAGVGENKVRPLSNGNVVFSYSGNPKAIYALTSNGVLWNTTLPDSVKSWALDNINNVLYVSTYKGIYKFNQLTGDISLVNSSLKPNHMLVDAEGVVYCFTASSASSLSALDKNGTLMWSFGYGGRITGSPAMDKDGSIYFTSNDGHLYVLNPAKTNPNMTVEAKNINVDDSSEIIAKLPSNAAGNVIFTVNNKNYTVAIERGIAKLNIEGLAFGTYDVVANFAGDIRYLPSENKTSFNVSKWNSTVILSVNNIKVGEDAVINIAVPEDVTGLVTVTIDGKSYTVLINNGKGSLTLSNLVANSYPITAKYDGNYKYTEGENSTTLTVAKMPSAVNVTANNIKFGEDAVINIAVPNVVLGVATVVVNGKSYNVAIVDEKGVLTISNLAANDYDVKAVYLGDNKYLSSENTTKFTVSKVGSFVNVAVSDIKVGDEAVINIAVPDDATGNVTVNISGKSYNVTTKYGMASIKVAGLANGTYDVKAVYLGDNKYLSSENTTKFTVSKVSDYNMTVDIADIIKGENATITVITPKDGTGSVVVTINGTDYKGSVTNGTAKVIIPGLDEGTYKVVTFYTGDAKYDSMIVNGTITVNKNTKTTLTMDDVVKYFKGAQNLTAKLVDAFGNPIANATVYFTVNGKVYAKTTDKNGTASMGIGLVPNEYKVNAVFNGTKDHDKATANATVTIKNTVFGNDTTLYFCNGTKYVAKFLDSNGKALANTTVKFNINGVFYTRVTDENGTAGLGIRLDPKSYVITAYNPATGEERANNITVMPTLVTKDLSMKYLDGSNFTALTLDGQGKPLANQNVSFNVNGVFYHKVTNKDGIASLGIRLMAGEYIITSYWNDFQTGNTIKISP encoded by the coding sequence TTGGTATTTAGTATTGGTGCAGTTAGTGCTACGGATTTAAATGACAATTCTACTACTGAAATTAGTTATTCTGATGTAGATGATGGGTCTGTTTTACTAAGTAATGATGCATCGAATGATAATGTTGAAATAAATCAAAATAATGGAAATGTTTTGAGAAGTATTGATGAAAGAAATGTAGACAGTTGGGATGAGTTATATGATTGCTGTGTTGAAGGTTCAGACAATTTTATACTTCATTTGAATGACAAGGAATTTGTTGCAGATTCCCAAATCACTTTTAATAATAATGTTATTATAATTGGATCTGAAAATAGTTATTTTACAGTTAATAATCCTAATTTAATTCCATTTTTAAGCAATGGTGATTATGATATTACTTTTAAAAATGTGAATTTTAAAGATAGTAATTGTGATATGCTTATTCAATTAAGTGGGAATAGTAAATTGGAAAATTGTACTTTTACTAATATTACTGTAGGTTCTAATCATAAATCTGTAGTTTATAATACAAATGGATTTATGGATATTACAGATTGTACTTTTACTAATTGTACTAGTTCTTTTGGTGTTATAACTAATTATAATCAACAAAGTGTAAATAATGTTCGTATGAATGTTGAAAACTGTAATTTTATAAATAATATTGCTACTTATGCTCCTGGAGCTATTAACAATTGTGGTATTTTAAATGTAACTAATTCTAAATTTACTGGTAATTCTGCTAGATTTTGGGCAGGTGCAATTCATACTCATTGCAATGCATATACTCGTATTTTAAATTCTGAATTCATTAGTAATACTGCAGGATGGAATGGTGGAGCTTTATATTCTTACAGTAAATTAGAAGTGTATAATTCTACTTTTACAGATAATAATTGTACTACTAATAATGGTGGAGGAGCAATAGGTGCATATAACTATATTTCTACATACAATGTAACAATTGAGAATTGTAATTTTAATGATAATAACAATCTTTGCGGTGATTTCACTAATGAATCTACAACTACTCTTGGTCGTGGAGGAGCGATTTCTGTATTAAATGGAGGATATTTAAATGTACACGGTTCTAATTTTGTTCACAACAGTGCTGTAATTGGGCAAGCTATCTGTGCATATAATTCTGATTATCATGATAATGAAACAATCGGTGGAGTTCCATACTTACAAGTTTATAATAATACTTTTATAAACCATACAAAAACAACCAATGACACAGTATTTATTTCTTCTGGAAATTATCTATTTGTGAATAATACATTTATTAATAGTCCTCAGACTATTGGTGTAGCTGATAATACAGTTGTATCTACTAATTTTAATCTATTAAATACATTATGCATTAGTGAAATTAAATTTAATCAACCAATTGTTGCAGATTCTGATCGTGCAGTTATTGAAAATCAATGGGCAATGACTGGTTATGATGCTCAAAATTCAAAAAATTCTCCATATGTGGGTTTAAAAGAGGTAGGTTATGTTTGGAATTATACTATAGGTACAGCTCCGTCAGGTAATTATTATGCATCTCCAGTCATTGATGAAAATGGTGATTTTTATGTTTTGGGAGGTGATAAAATATGGGCATTTTATAAAAATGGTAATCTAAAGTGGAATATTCAGGCATATAATGTTAGAGGTTTAGCTTTAGATAGTAAAGGTTATCTTATCGCACCAGTTAAAGGTAATAAATTAGTTGTATTAAATGCAACTACTGGAACAGCTACTGGTGCAAATATTTTCCAAGCTTCTAGTGTATATGAACCTATGATAGGTGAAGATGGTAATATTTATGTTGCAGGTGAATACGAATATGATGGAGGTTTTGTACCTATTGTTAAATATTATAATAGCACTCATTATAGTTCTGATGGGGGTTATGATTATTCTTACAAATCTCTTCTTGATGTTTCTCCTTTAAATTCTGCTCCTATTATGGATAAACAAGGAAATATATGGATTAATTCAGATAAGGGACTTTATTGTGTTAATTCAACATCTGGAGTTGTACTTGCTAATTATGCAGGTGTTGGTGAGAATAAGGTACGCCCTCTTAGTAATGGTAATGTTGTTTTTTCATATTCTGGTAATCCAAAGGCAATTTATGCCCTTACTTCTAATGGGGTTTTGTGGAATACTACCTTGCCAGATTCAGTAAAATCTTGGGCTTTGGATAATATAAATAATGTTTTATATGTGTCTACATATAAGGGAATCTACAAGTTTAATCAATTAACAGGAGATATTTCTTTAGTAAACTCTAGTTTAAAGCCAAATCATATGTTAGTTGATGCAGAAGGCGTAGTTTATTGTTTTACTGCAAGTTCTGCAAGTTCATTATCTGCTTTAGATAAAAATGGAACTTTAATGTGGTCTTTTGGATATGGTGGTCGTATAACAGGAAGTCCTGCAATGGATAAAGATGGAAGTATTTATTTCACATCAAATGATGGTCATTTGTATGTATTAAATCCTGCTAAAACAAATCCTAATATGACTGTTGAGGCTAAAAATATCAATGTCGATGACAGTTCTGAAATTATAGCTAAATTACCGTCTAATGCTGCAGGTAATGTAATTTTTACAGTTAATAATAAAAATTACACTGTCGCTATTGAAAGGGGTATTGCTAAATTAAATATTGAGGGTTTAGCTTTTGGAACTTATGATGTGGTGGCTAATTTTGCTGGAGATATTAGGTATTTGCCTAGTGAAAATAAAACATCATTCAATGTAAGTAAATGGAATTCAACAGTAATCCTTTCAGTAAATAATATTAAAGTTGGTGAAGATGCTGTTATTAATATAGCTGTTCCTGAGGATGTTACAGGTTTAGTTACTGTAACTATTGACGGTAAATCTTATACTGTTCTTATCAATAATGGTAAAGGTTCTTTAACTTTATCTAATTTGGTAGCTAATTCTTATCCAATTACAGCTAAATATGATGGAAATTACAAATATACTGAAGGTGAAAACAGTACTACTTTAACTGTTGCTAAAATGCCTTCAGCTGTAAATGTCACAGCTAATAATATCAAATTTGGTGAAGATGCTGTTATTAACATTGCTGTTCCTAATGTAGTTTTAGGTGTAGCTACTGTTGTTGTTAATGGTAAATCTTATAATGTAGCTATTGTTGATGAAAAAGGTGTCTTAACTATTTCTAACTTAGCTGCTAATGATTATGATGTAAAAGCAGTTTATTTAGGTGATAATAAATACTTATCAAGTGAAAATACTACTAAATTCACTGTTTCTAAAGTAGGTTCTTTTGTAAATGTTGCTGTTAGTGATATTAAAGTGGGTGATGAGGCTGTTATTAATATAGCTGTTCCTGATGATGCTACTGGAAATGTAACTGTAAACATTAGTGGTAAATCTTATAATGTAACAACTAAATATGGTATGGCTTCTATTAAAGTAGCTGGTTTAGCTAATGGAACTTATGATGTAAAAGCAGTTTATTTAGGTGATAATAAATACTTATCAAGTGAAAATACTACTAAATTTACTGTTTCTAAAGTGTCTGATTATAATATGACTGTTGATATTGCAGATATTATTAAAGGTGAAAATGCTACAATTACTGTTATTACTCCTAAAGACGGAACCGGTAGTGTAGTTGTAACAATAAACGGTACAGATTACAAAGGATCAGTCACTAACGGTACTGCTAAAGTTATTATTCCTGGTTTAGATGAAGGAACCTACAAAGTAGTAACCTTCTACACAGGAGATGCTAAATACGACTCCATGATAGTTAACGGAACAATAACAGTTAATAAAAACACTAAAACCACCTTAACAATGGACGATGTTGTAAAATACTTCAAAGGTGCTCAAAATCTCACAGCTAAACTTGTTGACGCATTTGGAAACCCAATAGCTAACGCAACTGTTTACTTCACAGTAAACGGCAAAGTTTATGCTAAAACAACTGATAAAAACGGTACAGCTTCCATGGGTATCGGATTAGTTCCTAACGAATACAAAGTAAATGCTGTATTTAACGGAACCAAAGACCATGATAAAGCAACAGCTAATGCAACAGTAACTATTAAAAACACTGTCTTTGGAAACGACACTACATTATACTTCTGTAACGGAACAAAATATGTAGCTAAATTCTTAGACAGCAACGGAAAAGCATTAGCAAACACAACTGTTAAATTCAACATTAACGGTGTGTTCTACACCCGCGTAACTGATGAAAACGGTACAGCTGGTTTAGGCATCAGATTAGATCCAAAATCATATGTTATAACAGCTTACAACCCGGCAACCGGTGAAGAAAGAGCTAACAACATAACTGTCATGCCAACTTTAGTAACTAAAGATCTCTCTATGAAGTACCTTGACGGCAGCAATTTTACTGCTTTAACTTTAGATGGTCAAGGTAAA
- a CDS encoding Ig-like domain repeat protein: protein MKLKPIFIAIFFICAIFSLANVSAQDSNNLNSSEIQDTDNIETFTLNGENTVNYNENYINNRPSTNSNDEYVDTPNNMNLSINVETIQSDNTTIKVNFEGKLLCGESYFKNQSIYVFENNKLIQSIPISSLDVPKYQHSPNIYSLNTSISYQISDNSQLRVQFLKSDSNTLIFQKLHKVTYTNLTTDSIIIDNNFYSDNSWVNSIESIQKALDLVKTNGTIYISNINIIANKTLVINKSVTIIGNNTTFNGIGNSNMFQIAQNTQVNLINLTFTNTTSYLIKNNGITNIFNSTFKDIDGKAIKNVGNLKLINTTFENINPNYKNPQAIYSVNYDDTGIIYNNGNLQINDGHFNNIYLPKQVKIGNKSMIEEGLIYNLEKGCATISNTQFNNINTRAIKNIGNLKIINSTFENITSNGLCITINSTTPQNLGNNIIYQSYTGKRENSLDGSGIFNSNNLIIENSIFNNIKSTSTLYNLGIGNINNTTFINITAVNVNGGSLYNKGTLNITNLLIKNSTAQTGGGIYNIGSLNLLNSTITLSGSKSVGGAIGNAGNLTINNTILDNNGFNTYLQNGNPGNAIYNYETGNCIITNSIIKNNIINPIISYLTVYYGAVYNEGTLSITKSIFDNNNGHQPPIAITYLSGTFNIYNTGKLESTYNLFTNTNHIYVDKNAVNYGEPLNFIFNTGRAFVNYNYFSTNSNPYPEDASCIVNDYFIFQFEPEYQSLQIGEISPIKISLKLANGKVFTDYNLLPDMNVTFTTIIDGKEVNITKPLINGTTVLEYNYTSQKGQYKVYANLGGHTEEIILDVGKETSKIDVDFNNNIIYGEDAIFKIKVNGNYTHIPTGNVTVIINDKKYSINLTNGLANLTLTNLTPGTYSIKIIYEGDSDYAKVFYYCNYTVNKHPTTLNITAPEVKIGQNGELIINLEPEGSQTQGYFYINGELKQIIYIYAGKTTIPLKNFAVGEYNLTVVLWDSKYYESSNASTIFKVSKFNTNLTINVDDVKAGEDATATITVNPSNLRGEAILCVNGINTTIFLKSEVTNITLHNLTSGSYNVTVYYPGDSKYAPSTATTTFKVLRDSCNLTVNITYNNDLTGIINVKTNPNTCTGEVGVYINKEFYKLTLTNGTAVFNVNFTKGSNYIYVLYLGDKQFESASWNTTINITSIDFILTGENLTIKEQDNSIYHFNLTDKQGNPYTYTKVEINIDNKNYTVMTNSKGLGYLNLNLKAGEYILKATFNGITAKNKIIVKPADLNIDIKDILAGETEVITVKLPANATGTILFVIDGKTYSKTLKNGTASVEIANLTLGKHTLKVIYSGDSNYTNNTKEVEFNIKNSLSSITINTIKDSIYGESITITANITSGANGNVTFTIDHDSKTVEIVNGVAKVTFNKVNAGNKNVKATYNGNNIYQGSSDTKEFKIAKAPSNINIITSEIIEGQNIRIYAVVNDDATGNVTFRILGLYSPRNKTISNGNASWLISPLTSGSYTINAYYNGDNNYLSSNTTKILVINQTRSILKVNVEIGENEIIFSATLKTEDGRPITGNVTLELNKEFYKIVITDGVGFRSFDKLPEGKYTYSATYKGTDKISRATDNGTFEIKSVEYNVILNAPDVKMIYHDGTRFIATLTDKQGNPIRDAAIEITINGKTYTKTTDEKGVVSLGLSLDSGIYTVTVNFKGLLNYTPITRQAKVTIEPTVKGLDVVKMFRNNTQYYAIFTDSQGNPLKNKDIQFNINGVFYTKTTNDKGIAMMGINLNPGKYVITAINLVTGEQSGNNITVKSLIVQNDLTKYYLNASRFQTTIYNKDGSLAANKEVTFNINGVFYHKKTDENGIASLGISLRPGEYIITTMVDGLSIGNKVNVLPTLITKNLNMKYLDGSSFTAQTLDGQGKPIANQNVSFNVNGVFYHKLTDNNGIAKLGIRLMAGEYIITSYWNDFQTGNTIKIS from the coding sequence ATGAAATTAAAACCTATATTTATTGCAATATTTTTTATTTGTGCAATTTTTTCACTAGCTAATGTTAGTGCACAAGATTCAAATAACCTGAATTCTAGTGAAATACAAGATACAGATAATATTGAAACTTTTACACTAAATGGCGAAAATACAGTTAATTATAATGAAAACTATATTAATAACAGACCTTCTACAAATAGCAATGATGAATATGTAGATACTCCAAATAATATGAATCTTAGCATAAATGTTGAAACTATCCAAAGTGATAATACTACAATTAAAGTTAATTTTGAAGGAAAACTCTTATGCGGAGAAAGTTATTTTAAAAACCAGTCAATATATGTTTTTGAAAATAATAAATTAATCCAATCAATTCCAATATCAAGCCTTGATGTTCCAAAATATCAACATTCTCCTAATATTTACTCTTTAAATACCAGCATTTCCTACCAAATTTCAGATAATAGTCAATTAAGAGTGCAATTTCTTAAATCGGATTCAAATACATTAATATTTCAGAAATTACACAAAGTAACTTACACTAATTTAACAACAGATTCAATTATTATTGACAATAACTTCTACTCTGATAATTCATGGGTCAATTCTATTGAATCCATTCAAAAAGCTCTAGATTTAGTTAAAACTAATGGGACAATTTATATTTCAAATATTAATATAATAGCTAATAAAACTTTAGTTATTAATAAATCTGTTACAATAATCGGGAACAACACTACTTTTAATGGCATTGGAAACTCCAATATGTTTCAAATAGCTCAAAATACCCAGGTTAATCTTATCAATTTAACTTTTACCAATACCACTAGTTATCTTATTAAAAATAATGGAATAACTAATATTTTTAATTCTACATTTAAAGATATTGACGGGAAGGCAATTAAAAATGTAGGAAACTTAAAATTAATAAATACGACTTTTGAAAATATTAATCCCAATTATAAAAATCCACAAGCGATTTATTCTGTAAATTATGATGACACCGGAATAATTTATAACAATGGAAATTTACAAATTAATGACGGCCATTTTAACAATATTTATCTTCCAAAACAAGTGAAAATTGGTAACAAATCCATGATTGAAGAAGGTTTAATATATAATTTAGAAAAGGGATGCGCAACAATTTCCAACACTCAATTTAACAATATAAATACAAGAGCAATTAAAAATATAGGTAATTTAAAAATAATAAACAGCACTTTTGAAAATATAACCTCAAATGGTCTATGTATAACTATCAACTCTACAACACCACAAAATTTAGGAAATAATATTATTTACCAATCATATACTGGAAAACGAGAAAATTCATTAGATGGAAGCGGAATATTTAATTCAAACAACTTAATCATTGAAAATTCAATATTTAACAATATTAAATCTACAAGTACACTTTATAATTTAGGAATTGGAAATATTAACAACACCACATTCATAAATATTACTGCAGTTAATGTTAATGGCGGATCACTATACAACAAAGGAACTTTAAATATTACAAACCTGTTAATAAAAAATTCTACTGCACAGACTGGTGGTGGAATATATAATATAGGCAGTTTAAATCTTTTAAATAGTACAATAACATTATCTGGTTCAAAATCTGTTGGAGGAGCTATTGGAAATGCAGGTAATTTAACTATAAATAATACAATACTCGACAACAATGGCTTTAACACATATCTTCAAAATGGAAACCCGGGTAATGCAATATATAACTATGAAACTGGAAATTGTATTATAACAAACTCCATAATTAAGAACAACATTATAAACCCAATTATTAGTTATTTAACTGTTTATTATGGTGCAGTATACAATGAAGGAACATTATCAATAACAAAAAGTATTTTTGATAACAATAACGGTCATCAACCTCCTATTGCAATAACTTACTTATCAGGAACCTTCAATATTTACAATACTGGAAAATTAGAATCCACTTACAATTTATTTACCAATACCAATCACATATATGTAGATAAAAATGCAGTAAACTACGGAGAACCATTAAATTTTATATTTAATACTGGGCGCGCATTTGTTAATTATAATTACTTCTCTACAAATAGTAACCCTTATCCAGAGGATGCCAGCTGTATTGTAAATGATTATTTTATTTTCCAATTTGAACCAGAGTACCAATCTTTACAAATCGGAGAAATTTCCCCTATTAAAATAAGTTTAAAATTAGCTAATGGAAAAGTATTTACAGATTATAACTTACTTCCGGATATGAATGTTACATTTACCACTATAATTGATGGAAAAGAAGTAAATATAACTAAACCTTTAATAAATGGAACCACCGTATTAGAATATAATTACACTTCTCAAAAAGGCCAATACAAAGTTTATGCTAATTTAGGAGGACACACAGAAGAAATAATTCTTGATGTTGGAAAAGAAACTTCAAAAATAGATGTGGATTTCAATAACAACATTATCTACGGTGAAGATGCAATATTTAAAATTAAAGTAAACGGAAACTACACACACATCCCAACTGGAAATGTAACAGTCATTATTAACGATAAAAAATATTCCATAAACTTAACTAATGGATTAGCTAATTTAACACTCACTAATTTAACACCTGGAACTTATAGTATTAAAATAATTTACGAAGGCGACTCAGATTATGCTAAAGTCTTCTATTACTGCAATTATACTGTAAATAAACATCCAACTACATTAAATATTACTGCACCTGAAGTTAAAATCGGGCAAAACGGAGAACTAATTATAAATCTTGAACCTGAAGGTTCCCAAACACAAGGTTACTTTTACATCAATGGAGAACTTAAACAAATAATTTACATTTATGCCGGAAAAACTACAATTCCACTTAAAAACTTTGCTGTTGGAGAATATAACCTTACAGTTGTTTTATGGGATTCAAAATACTATGAAAGCAGCAATGCAAGTACAATTTTTAAAGTAAGTAAATTTAACACTAATTTAACAATAAATGTAGATGATGTTAAAGCTGGAGAAGATGCAACAGCTACAATAACTGTAAATCCAAGCAATCTTCGCGGAGAAGCTATACTCTGTGTAAATGGCATAAATACTACAATATTTTTAAAATCAGAAGTAACAAACATTACACTACACAATTTAACTAGCGGAAGTTATAATGTAACTGTTTATTATCCCGGAGACTCCAAATACGCCCCATCAACTGCAACAACAACATTTAAAGTTCTAAGAGATTCATGCAATCTAACTGTAAATATTACATATAACAATGATTTAACCGGAATCATCAATGTAAAAACTAATCCCAACACCTGTACCGGCGAAGTTGGAGTTTATATCAATAAAGAATTCTATAAATTAACTCTCACAAACGGAACAGCTGTATTTAATGTTAATTTCACAAAAGGAAGCAATTACATTTATGTTTTATACCTTGGAGATAAACAGTTTGAATCTGCAAGCTGGAATACCACAATAAACATAACAAGCATTGATTTTATATTAACTGGTGAGAATTTAACAATCAAAGAGCAGGATAACTCAATATATCACTTTAATTTAACAGACAAACAAGGAAATCCTTACACCTATACAAAAGTTGAAATAAACATAGATAACAAAAATTACACAGTAATGACAAATTCTAAAGGTTTAGGTTATCTTAATTTAAATTTAAAAGCAGGAGAATATATCCTTAAAGCAACATTCAATGGAATTACAGCCAAAAACAAAATTATTGTAAAACCAGCAGATTTAAATATTGACATTAAAGACATTTTAGCCGGAGAAACTGAAGTAATTACTGTTAAATTACCTGCCAATGCAACAGGAACTATATTATTTGTTATAGATGGTAAAACTTACAGTAAAACATTGAAAAATGGAACTGCAAGTGTTGAAATAGCTAATTTAACCTTAGGAAAACATACATTAAAAGTAATTTACTCAGGAGATTCCAACTATACCAATAACACAAAAGAAGTTGAATTCAATATTAAAAACTCATTATCCTCCATTACAATCAATACAATTAAAGACAGTATCTATGGTGAATCCATTACTATAACAGCCAACATTACAAGCGGTGCAAATGGAAACGTTACTTTTACTATTGACCATGACTCAAAAACTGTTGAAATAGTAAACGGAGTAGCCAAAGTTACATTCAATAAAGTCAATGCAGGAAATAAAAATGTTAAAGCAACCTACAACGGAAACAATATTTACCAAGGCTCCTCTGACACCAAAGAATTTAAAATAGCTAAAGCACCTTCAAATATAAACATTATAACTTCAGAAATCATAGAAGGCCAAAATATTAGAATATATGCAGTAGTAAATGATGATGCTACAGGTAATGTTACATTTAGAATTTTAGGATTATATTCACCAAGAAATAAAACCATCAGCAACGGTAATGCATCATGGTTAATTTCACCATTAACAAGTGGATCATACACCATAAATGCATATTATAATGGAGATAATAATTATTTAAGTTCCAATACAACTAAAATACTTGTAATCAATCAAACAAGAAGTATATTGAAAGTTAATGTTGAAATAGGTGAAAATGAAATAATATTTAGTGCAACTCTTAAAACAGAAGATGGAAGACCAATTACAGGTAATGTAACTTTAGAGCTTAATAAAGAGTTCTATAAAATAGTAATAACTGATGGTGTTGGTTTTAGAAGCTTTGATAAACTTCCAGAGGGCAAATACACATATTCTGCAACATATAAAGGAACTGATAAAATTTCTCGAGCTACTGACAACGGAACTTTTGAAATCAAATCTGTTGAGTATAATGTTATTTTAAATGCTCCTGATGTTAAAATGATTTATCATGACGGTACAAGATTTATAGCTACTTTAACTGATAAACAGGGAAATCCTATAAGAGATGCTGCAATTGAAATAACAATTAACGGAAAAACCTATACTAAAACAACAGATGAAAAAGGTGTTGTAAGTTTAGGATTGAGCTTGGACAGTGGAATATACACAGTAACTGTTAACTTTAAAGGATTATTAAACTATACTCCGATAACCAGGCAGGCGAAAGTTACTATTGAACCGACAGTTAAAGGATTGGACGTTGTTAAAATGTTTAGAAACAATACTCAGTATTATGCTATATTTACTGATTCACAGGGAAATCCTCTTAAAAACAAAGATATTCAGTTTAATATCAATGGTGTCTTTTACACTAAAACCACCAATGATAAAGGAATAGCTATGATGGGTATTAACTTAAATCCCGGCAAATATGTTATAACAGCAATTAACCTTGTTACTGGTGAGCAGTCAGGTAATAATATTACTGTAAAATCACTGATTGTTCAAAATGATTTAACTAAATACTATTTGAATGCTTCCAGATTCCAGACAACCATCTACAACAAGGACGGATCATTAGCTGCAAACAAGGAAGTAACCTTTAACATCAACGGTGTATTCTACCACAAAAAAACAGATGAAAACGGTATTGCAAGCCTGGGAATCTCTTTAAGACCTGGAGAATACATAATAACCACAATGGTTGACGGATTAAGTATAGGAAACAAAGTCAATGTATTGCCGACATTAATTACTAAAAACTTAAACATGAAATACCTGGACGGAAGCAGCTTCACTGCACAAACATTAGACGGTCAAGGCAAACCAATAGCTAACCAAAATGTATCATTTAATGTAAACGGAGTATTTTACCACAAACTCACAGACAATAACGGTATTGCCAAATTAGGAATCAGACTGATGGCCGGTGAATACATCATAACTTCCTACTGGAACGACTTCCAAACAGGAAACACAATAAAAATATCTTAA